A single genomic interval of Streptomyces showdoensis harbors:
- a CDS encoding lytic polysaccharide monooxygenase auxiliary activity family 9 protein has product MPRITTSRSRRAAAATALTAAVLVPLTPGAASAHGAVFNPVSRIAACYAEGPEAPKSQVCKDLVADSGTQPLYDWNEVNIANADGQHKALIPDGKLCSANRAKYRALDWARTDWPATAVAPGAFGFKIRATAAHSGTMTMYITKPAFDPTQPLKWSDLDTTPVAVYNTTRTATDGYYAFNGTLPARSGRHIVYMVWQRNDSPEAFYSCSDVTFGTGGAAAVAAKAEVPTEAELAAGAQLSTVSHKGHGGDEQPPALSAETAETPASPLPLALAGAGALAAFGAGSILLARRRNES; this is encoded by the coding sequence ATGCCCCGCATCACGACCTCCCGCTCCCGCCGCGCCGCCGCCGCGACCGCACTGACCGCCGCCGTGCTCGTCCCCCTCACGCCCGGCGCCGCGAGCGCCCACGGTGCCGTGTTCAACCCGGTCAGCAGGATCGCCGCCTGTTACGCCGAGGGCCCCGAGGCCCCCAAGTCGCAGGTGTGCAAGGACCTCGTCGCCGACTCCGGCACCCAGCCGCTCTACGACTGGAACGAGGTCAACATCGCCAACGCCGACGGGCAGCACAAGGCGCTGATCCCGGACGGCAAGCTCTGCTCGGCCAACCGCGCGAAGTACCGCGCCCTGGACTGGGCCCGCACCGACTGGCCGGCCACCGCCGTCGCCCCCGGCGCCTTCGGCTTCAAGATCCGTGCCACGGCGGCGCACTCCGGCACGATGACGATGTACATCACCAAGCCGGCCTTCGACCCCACCCAGCCGCTGAAGTGGTCCGACCTCGACACCACCCCGGTCGCCGTCTACAACACCACCCGCACGGCCACCGACGGCTACTACGCCTTCAACGGCACCCTCCCCGCGCGCTCCGGCCGCCACATCGTCTACATGGTGTGGCAGCGCAACGACAGCCCCGAGGCCTTCTACAGCTGCTCGGACGTCACCTTCGGCACCGGTGGCGCCGCCGCCGTCGCCGCGAAGGCCGAGGTCCCGACCGAGGCCGAGCTCGCCGCGGGCGCCCAGCTCTCCACCGTGAGCCACAAGGGCCACGGCGGCGACGAGCAGCCCCCCGCCCTCTCCGCCGAGACCGCCGAGACCCCCGCCTCGCCGCTTCCGCTCGCCCTCGCGGGCGCCGGCGCGCTCGCCGCCTTCGGCGCGGGCAGCATCCTGCTGGCGCGGCGCCGCAACGAGTCCTGA
- a CDS encoding DUF4240 domain-containing protein: MDEKAFWALMGELRHRPGSRDDRLQWLRGELARGPAQECVAFQVELEAACDRSYRADLWSAAERILGGRCSDDGFHYFRLWLVGLGREVFEEALVSPDGLAGVPEVLRLAGRSRDSWCEAEEWPDLEALDYVAADAYEDLTGVADEGEAFFDALDAAQGEEAPDPEAPPREEPLDEAGMPRLAALFPARAGRG, encoded by the coding sequence ATGGACGAGAAGGCCTTCTGGGCGCTGATGGGGGAGCTGCGGCACCGGCCGGGGTCGCGGGACGACCGGCTGCAGTGGCTGCGGGGGGAGCTGGCGCGGGGGCCGGCGCAGGAGTGCGTGGCGTTCCAGGTGGAGCTGGAGGCGGCCTGCGACCGGTCCTACCGGGCCGACCTGTGGTCGGCGGCCGAGCGGATCCTGGGCGGCCGGTGCTCCGACGACGGCTTCCACTACTTCCGGCTGTGGCTGGTGGGTCTGGGGCGCGAGGTGTTCGAGGAGGCCCTCGTGTCGCCCGACGGACTGGCCGGGGTGCCCGAGGTGCTCCGGCTCGCGGGGCGGAGCCGGGATTCCTGGTGCGAGGCGGAGGAGTGGCCCGACCTGGAGGCGCTGGACTACGTGGCGGCGGACGCCTACGAGGACCTGACGGGGGTGGCCGACGAGGGGGAGGCCTTCTTCGACGCGCTCGACGCCGCCCAGGGCGAGGAGGCCCCGGACCCGGAGGCGCCGCCGCGGGAGGAGCCCCTGGACGAGGCGGGGATGCCCCGGCTCGCCGCCCTCTTCCCGGCCCGGGCCGGGCGGGGGTAG